The following are encoded in a window of Fretibacter rubidus genomic DNA:
- the xylA gene encoding xylose isomerase has product MSGYFDHIDPIKFEGKDSDDPLAFKYYDSSKKIMGKTIAEHLRVSVCYWHNFCWDGFDVFGGGTFNRPWHGDKNDQAAAEAKLDAAFDFFDRLGNKFWCFHDVDVMAAAETPRQHVENFATIVDKIEAKMDARDINLLWGTANMFSHPRYMAGASTNPNPDVAAFAALQVKHCLEATHRLGGSGYVLWGGREGYDTILNTNVGQEMNQLGRFLNMVVEHKHKIGFKGDIWVEPKPHEPTKHQYDRDVGTIYGFLKEHGLEGQVGVNIEPNHATLAGNSFEHEIEMANAFGMFGSIDFNRGDPQNGWDTDQFPNDLRETTLALYYILKGGGFKNGGSNFDAKVRRQSIDAEDLFHGHIGGMDLLARALENAAAMIETDTLQAFKDARYAGWKSGMGAKMMDGSADLDAMAGYSLSVNTSPAPISGAQEKLENYITNAVK; this is encoded by the coding sequence ATGAGCGGCTATTTTGATCATATTGACCCTATTAAATTTGAAGGAAAAGACAGCGATGATCCGCTGGCCTTTAAATATTATGACTCGTCTAAAAAGATTATGGGCAAAACAATCGCAGAGCATTTGCGCGTCTCTGTTTGTTATTGGCATAATTTCTGTTGGGACGGCTTTGACGTCTTTGGCGGCGGCACGTTTAATCGGCCTTGGCATGGTGACAAAAATGACCAAGCCGCCGCAGAGGCAAAGCTAGACGCAGCCTTTGATTTCTTTGACCGCCTTGGTAATAAATTTTGGTGCTTCCACGATGTCGACGTTATGGCCGCAGCAGAAACCCCGCGCCAGCACGTTGAAAATTTTGCCACCATTGTCGATAAAATTGAAGCCAAAATGGACGCCCGCGATATTAATCTGCTGTGGGGTACAGCCAATATGTTTTCGCATCCACGCTATATGGCGGGGGCATCCACCAATCCCAATCCTGATGTGGCCGCCTTTGCGGCACTACAAGTCAAACATTGCCTAGAGGCGACACACCGTTTGGGCGGATCAGGTTATGTCTTGTGGGGCGGGCGCGAAGGCTATGACACAATCCTTAACACCAATGTCGGACAGGAGATGAACCAATTAGGGCGATTCCTTAACATGGTCGTCGAGCATAAACATAAGATCGGATTTAAAGGTGATATATGGGTCGAACCGAAACCACATGAGCCAACAAAACATCAATATGACCGCGATGTTGGGACGATCTACGGCTTTTTGAAAGAACACGGCCTAGAGGGGCAAGTGGGGGTGAATATTGAACCCAACCACGCGACTTTGGCGGGCAATAGTTTTGAGCATGAAATTGAAATGGCCAATGCCTTTGGTATGTTTGGGTCGATCGATTTCAATCGCGGTGATCCGCAAAATGGCTGGGACACCGACCAGTTTCCCAATGACCTGCGCGAGACCACACTGGCGCTCTATTACATCCTTAAGGGCGGTGGTTTTAAAAACGGCGGCTCTAATTTTGATGCCAAAGTGCGTCGCCAAAGTATAGATGCCGAAGACTTGTTCCATGGTCATATTGGCGGGATGGATTTGCTGGCCCGCGCACTGGAAAATGCGGCGGCTATGATTGAGACGGATACGTTGCAAGCATTTAAAGACGCACGCTATGCAGGATGGAAATCAGGTATGGGGGCCAAAATGATGGACGGCTCTGCAGATTTAGACGCTATGGCCGGCTATAGTTTGTCAGTTAACACATCCCCTGCTCCCATTTCTGGCGCGCAGGAAAAACTGGAAAACTATATTACAAATGCTGTGAAATAA
- the xylB gene encoding xylulokinase produces MYLGIDIGTSGVKAVLVDDAQNIVDQASAPLSVQRPQPLWSEQDPADWWAATCKAVTALDPHKRSGVKAIGLSGQMHGATCLDDADNVLRRAILWNDGRSAVECSAMMGALPSLTSITGNLAMPGFTAPKLVWMQRHEPETFKKTAKVLLPKDYVRLLMSGDYASDMSDSAGTLWMDVAARDWSDDVLSLTGLHRKHMPDLFEGSSATGKLSKSVANDWGMDCVPIAGGGGDNAAGAVGSGTISSGDGFISLGTSGVVFLADGQYRPNPESAVHTFCHALPALWHQMSVMLSAASAVDFVAKITGFKTPADLYATAEHANEPGRGAMFLPYLSGERTPHNNPNAKGAFFGLTHEDNSATLAQAALEGVAFALADGIDALRDTGASIETLSVIGGGARSLYWGKILASAFDVTLHYRGGADVGPAFGAARLARLCVSSESAEDICTPPPIEATIEPDNSLRDLYSQRRVSFQKLYQNTKDLTA; encoded by the coding sequence ATGTATCTGGGCATTGATATTGGCACGTCTGGCGTCAAAGCCGTCTTAGTTGACGATGCACAAAATATCGTCGACCAAGCCAGCGCCCCATTATCGGTGCAGCGTCCCCAGCCACTTTGGTCTGAACAAGACCCAGCCGATTGGTGGGCGGCGACATGCAAAGCTGTCACCGCGCTGGACCCGCATAAACGCTCTGGCGTAAAGGCCATTGGCCTATCGGGGCAAATGCACGGCGCGACATGCCTTGACGACGCGGATAATGTCCTTCGTCGTGCAATCCTATGGAATGACGGACGCAGCGCTGTGGAATGCTCGGCCATGATGGGCGCGCTCCCAAGCCTAACGTCTATTACAGGTAATCTGGCCATGCCAGGATTTACCGCGCCCAAGCTCGTTTGGATGCAACGCCACGAACCCGAAACATTTAAAAAGACTGCAAAAGTCCTATTACCCAAAGACTATGTGCGGCTTTTGATGTCAGGAGATTACGCCTCTGATATGTCAGATAGTGCTGGCACATTATGGATGGATGTCGCCGCGCGGGATTGGTCAGATGACGTCTTGTCCCTCACAGGTCTTCACCGCAAGCATATGCCAGACCTCTTTGAAGGCTCGTCTGCGACAGGCAAGCTTTCCAAATCTGTCGCCAATGATTGGGGTATGGACTGCGTACCGATTGCTGGCGGCGGTGGGGATAATGCAGCCGGCGCTGTGGGCTCTGGCACAATCAGCTCTGGCGACGGGTTTATCAGCCTTGGCACATCTGGTGTGGTGTTTTTGGCAGACGGGCAGTACCGCCCTAACCCAGAGAGCGCAGTGCATACGTTCTGCCACGCCCTCCCAGCGCTATGGCATCAAATGAGCGTGATGTTATCAGCGGCCAGTGCTGTTGATTTTGTCGCTAAAATAACGGGCTTCAAGACACCCGCAGATTTATACGCGACAGCCGAACACGCTAATGAACCAGGGCGAGGAGCGATGTTCCTGCCCTATTTATCGGGTGAGCGGACACCGCATAACAACCCCAATGCCAAGGGCGCATTTTTTGGTTTAACCCATGAAGATAACTCTGCAACGCTTGCGCAGGCGGCACTAGAGGGTGTGGCCTTTGCGTTGGCTGACGGCATTGACGCGCTACGTGACACTGGTGCAAGTATTGAGACGTTATCCGTGATTGGCGGCGGCGCGCGTAGTCTGTATTGGGGCAAAATTTTGGCCAGCGCCTTTGATGTAACCCTGCATTACCGCGGCGGCGCAGACGTTGGGCCAGCCTTTGGCGCGGCGCGACTCGCGCGGCTATGCGTTAGCAGCGAAAGCGCTGAAGACATTTGCACTCCACCCCCGATTGAGGCGACCATTGAGCCTGATAACAGTTTGCGCGATTTATACAGCCAGCGCCGCGTGAGCTTTCAAAAACTATATCAAAACACAAAAGATTTAACTGCGTAA
- a CDS encoding GDSL-type esterase/lipase family protein: MQLSARPTLAFFIRFFLIALAVIASACGSATTEKLISFDNEKLTVLGRHVATDDGLKMGWPGSGLALSFHGQTFSIEIEDDGHGIMDVVINGQEHTPLKLKAGVHRYSVVDVTKSANFDVSVTRRTEVFDTGLFTIRASMIDGRLLNRDRPNRKILFMGDSITAGFGVRGTTKDCEYDPSTNAPLQAYASLTADTLAAEAQLIAISGRGVVHNWDANPAPVMPMQIDYALPDDVAGPLWDHSKFTPDVIVTTLGTNDWSVINPGRDKFRSGYLHMLRNFRTRFPAAHIVTVNGPLLGGEKGAAIRDGIDFAMDAMADNEISTLDVSLSNTGIKWSCNSHPGRDSMAKIARELSVHITQQTGWDLRTALPMITPPDLPKDGQTHFKNRVQAIDGAPIIKNGVMLIGDSITEGWLGREDLLPVRSLTNHGVGWDTTAGVLARMPQISRHNPNKIFVMIGTNDLSWGVAKTDIKANYKTLIEILKKRFPKADIYVQSILPRDIDKRDEVHTMNKSLRENAVQAGVTWIDLTDEFSADDGTLDPTLTYDGLHLNDAGYALWAEQLRPHLD; encoded by the coding sequence ATGCAGTTAAGCGCACGACCTACCCTCGCTTTTTTTATACGGTTTTTTCTAATAGCTTTGGCAGTGATCGCCTCGGCCTGTGGTTCTGCAACGACTGAAAAACTTATTTCCTTTGATAATGAAAAACTCACCGTTTTGGGGCGTCACGTGGCAACGGATGACGGCTTAAAAATGGGGTGGCCAGGCTCTGGGCTTGCGTTGTCCTTTCACGGCCAGACATTTTCAATAGAGATTGAAGATGACGGTCACGGTATCATGGATGTCGTCATCAATGGTCAAGAACACACACCGCTAAAGCTAAAGGCTGGGGTTCATCGTTACTCGGTAGTCGACGTGACCAAGTCAGCTAATTTTGACGTCTCTGTTACTCGCCGAACAGAAGTGTTTGATACAGGACTGTTCACAATTCGCGCGTCGATGATAGACGGACGCCTTCTCAATCGTGATCGCCCAAACCGAAAAATATTGTTCATGGGTGATAGTATTACGGCGGGGTTTGGTGTGCGCGGCACAACAAAAGACTGCGAGTACGACCCTAGCACGAATGCGCCTTTGCAAGCTTACGCTAGTCTGACGGCAGACACCCTTGCGGCAGAGGCGCAATTGATTGCAATATCAGGCCGAGGTGTGGTGCATAATTGGGACGCCAACCCTGCCCCCGTCATGCCAATGCAAATTGATTATGCGCTGCCTGATGATGTGGCTGGCCCGCTCTGGGATCATTCCAAATTCACGCCTGACGTGATTGTTACCACTTTGGGCACCAATGATTGGTCGGTGATAAATCCGGGGCGCGATAAATTTCGCAGTGGCTATCTGCACATGTTACGTAACTTTCGCACGCGCTTTCCTGCGGCGCATATCGTAACGGTGAACGGCCCGCTCTTGGGCGGTGAAAAAGGGGCGGCTATTCGCGACGGCATTGATTTTGCTATGGATGCAATGGCGGATAATGAAATTTCGACTCTTGATGTAAGCCTGTCAAATACAGGTATAAAATGGAGCTGTAATAGCCACCCAGGTCGTGACAGCATGGCCAAAATAGCGCGCGAATTGTCTGTGCATATCACTCAGCAAACGGGCTGGGATTTACGCACGGCGTTGCCCATGATTACGCCGCCTGACTTGCCCAAAGACGGTCAAACGCATTTTAAAAACCGTGTTCAGGCTATTGACGGCGCCCCAATCATCAAGAACGGCGTCATGTTAATTGGTGATAGCATCACGGAAGGCTGGTTGGGCCGTGAGGATTTACTACCAGTCAGGTCCCTTACAAATCATGGTGTGGGTTGGGATACGACGGCGGGCGTTCTTGCGCGTATGCCGCAAATATCCCGCCATAACCCAAATAAGATTTTTGTCATGATTGGCACCAATGACCTAAGCTGGGGCGTCGCAAAAACCGACATAAAGGCAAATTATAAAACTCTGATAGAGATTTTGAAAAAGCGCTTTCCAAAGGCAGATATATACGTGCAGTCCATTCTACCGCGGGACATTGATAAGCGCGATGAGGTTCATACGATGAATAAGTCTTTGCGTGAGAATGCCGTGCAAGCGGGTGTGACCTGGATTGATTTAACGGATGAGTTTTCCGCTGATGACGGTACATTGGACCCGACACTGACCTATGACGGCTTACATCTGAATGATGCAGGCTACGCCCTTTGGGCTGAGCAGTTAAGGCCCCATCTGGACTAA
- a CDS encoding sugar porter family MFS transporter, with protein sequence MSDTSTSSKQSGNIGFIVLICLVATLGGFLFGFDSGVINGTVKGLDAAFNAENFASGLNVASMLLGCAVGAFFAGKLSDQYGRRNMMMIAAVFFIISAWGSGIAGSSGSFIIFRIFGGLAVGAASVMAPAYISEIAPAHLRGGLASIQQIAIVVGLTAAFFSNYYLAGASGGATEIFNGHETWRWMFWVELAPAFLFLILLFFIPKSPRYLMVKGDEPGALASMTRLFGSDVAANKINEIKASLASDHKPRLSDLLKTSGGGLRPIVWVGIGLAVFQQLVGINVIFYYGAVMWEAAGFTEADALKQNVFMGVMSIFATLITLFLIDRFGRKPFLLIGSIGMSIMLAIVAYAFSSGELVNDALVLSDNMGRTALYAAMAYVFFFNMTWGPVMWVLLGEMFPNQIRGSALAVAGFAQWMANFLVTLSFPVMLGSIGLAASFGIYAAFAFLSIFFVIKGVSETKGMELEDMQG encoded by the coding sequence ATGTCAGATACATCGACCAGTTCAAAACAGTCGGGTAACATAGGATTCATTGTCCTAATTTGCCTTGTCGCAACGCTAGGCGGCTTTCTATTTGGCTTTGACAGCGGGGTTATTAACGGCACCGTTAAAGGCCTTGATGCGGCCTTTAACGCAGAGAATTTTGCCAGTGGGCTAAATGTAGCCTCTATGCTGCTTGGTTGTGCTGTCGGTGCATTTTTTGCGGGCAAGTTATCCGATCAATATGGTCGTCGTAATATGATGATGATTGCAGCGGTTTTCTTTATAATATCCGCTTGGGGCTCTGGTATCGCAGGCAGTTCGGGCAGCTTTATTATTTTTCGTATTTTTGGCGGTTTGGCTGTTGGCGCAGCATCGGTCATGGCTCCAGCTTATATTTCTGAAATTGCACCAGCCCATTTACGCGGCGGTCTGGCTTCCATTCAACAGATTGCCATTGTTGTGGGTCTAACGGCTGCGTTTTTCTCGAATTACTACCTCGCAGGTGCATCGGGTGGGGCCACGGAAATTTTTAATGGTCATGAAACATGGCGCTGGATGTTTTGGGTTGAATTGGCCCCTGCCTTTTTGTTCCTAATCCTGCTGTTTTTCATTCCCAAAAGCCCGCGTTATTTAATGGTGAAAGGCGATGAACCTGGTGCGCTTGCATCAATGACACGGCTATTTGGTAGCGATGTGGCTGCCAATAAAATCAACGAAATTAAAGCGTCTCTCGCAAGTGACCATAAACCACGGTTGTCGGATTTATTAAAGACGAGCGGCGGCGGATTACGTCCAATCGTTTGGGTTGGTATTGGTTTGGCTGTGTTCCAGCAATTAGTCGGTATCAACGTGATCTTCTATTACGGTGCCGTGATGTGGGAAGCAGCCGGCTTTACAGAGGCTGACGCGCTTAAGCAAAATGTCTTTATGGGTGTGATGTCAATTTTCGCGACGCTCATCACATTGTTCCTCATTGATAGATTTGGTCGTAAGCCGTTCTTGCTGATTGGTTCTATCGGTATGTCAATTATGCTAGCCATTGTCGCTTATGCCTTTTCATCGGGCGAGTTGGTCAATGACGCCTTGGTGCTAAGCGATAATATGGGACGCACTGCGCTTTATGCGGCTATGGCTTATGTGTTCTTCTTTAACATGACGTGGGGCCCTGTGATGTGGGTGCTGCTTGGTGAAATGTTCCCCAATCAAATCCGCGGTTCAGCCTTGGCGGTTGCAGGATTTGCACAGTGGATGGCTAACTTCCTTGTGACGCTGTCATTCCCAGTGATGCTTGGCTCCATCGGTCTTGCAGCGTCATTTGGTATTTATGCCGCCTTCGCCTTCCTCTCTATCTTCTTTGTTATCAAAGGTGTCTCGGAGACAAAAGGGATGGAACTTGAGGACATGCAAGGCTAG
- a CDS encoding LacI family DNA-binding transcriptional regulator, with translation MTTIIDVAKQAGVSFKTVSRVLNGESNVRPETKDKVLQAAQALNYRVNSAARRLRSKTPHLVALFLNNPSRSYAQDVQIGAMAGCQDAGFTLVVEDPEKNGAIERLAAQDGLLGAILTPPQSDDPKIIARLNAARVPFVRIGTERSVAGSNQVGIDDRAAAVDMTNYLIGLGHRRIGFICGPQDHEASLRRYKGYCDALQAAGIAFDNDIIERGDFTYASGLTLSERLLALENRPSAIFASNDEMAAGCLAAAYRRNIRVPEKLSVTGFDDSPVARVIYPALTTLHQATRDMSQKAIALLDQKRRQDSDEEIVVKLPHELVIRDSTGPFIPN, from the coding sequence ATGACAACGATAATTGATGTCGCAAAACAGGCTGGGGTGTCGTTCAAAACGGTCTCCCGTGTGCTGAACGGCGAATCAAATGTGCGCCCCGAAACCAAAGATAAAGTTTTGCAGGCTGCCCAGGCCTTAAATTATCGGGTTAACAGTGCCGCCCGGCGATTGCGCTCTAAGACGCCGCATTTGGTGGCACTGTTTTTGAATAATCCCTCGCGCAGCTATGCCCAGGATGTGCAAATTGGTGCCATGGCAGGATGCCAAGACGCAGGTTTCACACTGGTTGTTGAAGACCCTGAAAAAAACGGTGCCATAGAACGGCTCGCCGCGCAGGATGGTTTGCTCGGCGCTATCCTAACGCCGCCGCAATCCGACGACCCAAAAATTATTGCACGATTGAATGCTGCGCGCGTGCCCTTTGTGCGTATCGGCACCGAGCGGTCTGTGGCAGGCAGCAACCAGGTCGGTATTGATGACCGTGCAGCGGCGGTGGATATGACAAATTATTTGATTGGCCTTGGTCATAGACGCATTGGTTTTATTTGCGGACCGCAAGACCATGAGGCCAGCTTGCGCCGTTATAAGGGCTATTGCGACGCTTTGCAGGCAGCGGGTATAGCTTTTGATAATGACATCATAGAGCGCGGCGACTTCACTTATGCATCGGGGCTTACGCTTTCAGAGCGTCTTTTGGCGCTAGAAAACCGCCCGTCAGCGATATTTGCCAGCAATGACGAAATGGCGGCAGGGTGTCTTGCCGCAGCTTATCGCCGTAATATTCGCGTGCCTGAAAAGCTGTCGGTAACTGGGTTTGATGACAGTCCCGTGGCGCGGGTGATTTACCCTGCTTTGACTACATTGCACCAAGCCACCCGCGATATGAGCCAAAAGGCGATTGCCCTTCTTGATCAAAAAAGACGGCAAGATAGCGATGAAGAAATCGTCGTTAAACTACCGCATGAATTGGTCATCCGTGATTCTACAGGGCCGTTTATCCCGAACTAA
- a CDS encoding tryptophan halogenase family protein, translated as MTDKQIKNIVIIGGGTAGWMAAAALSKIMGRSNIKIYLVESEAIGTVGVGEATIPQIALFNDLLGINENEFMAKTQATFKLGIEFKDWSAKGDSYIHPFGGYGVDMEGIHFHHFWLRLKSVMGNIPPLSDFCLQAYGAARNKFTRPMDVPRSPLSKIHYAFQFDAGLYAKFLRELSEKNGVTRTEGRVTNVVQDGATGHITSVTLEDGTDIKGDFFIDCTGFIGLLISKTLGVGYDDWSEHLPVNRAVAIACRQADDPIPYTRATARDAGWQWRIPLQHRLGNGYVYCDRFLTPEQAEADLRETLEGEPLAPAKHLKFTTGIRDKVWHKNCLALGLSAGFMEPLESTSIHLIQTGLSRLMSNFPDMDFDNSVIDYYNERTRNEYIRVRDFLVLHYKASTRDDTPFWRHVQSLPVSDKLAQKMDVFKSTGRVFREDNELFNETSWLAVMHGQKLEPKSYHPVVHVLSDAEIKQRLEEIRATVINSEKVMPRHIDYINEHCKAESERF; from the coding sequence ATGACCGATAAACAGATTAAAAACATCGTTATTATTGGTGGCGGCACAGCAGGGTGGATGGCTGCTGCGGCGCTGTCCAAAATCATGGGGCGTTCGAATATTAAAATCTATTTGGTTGAAAGCGAAGCCATTGGAACGGTCGGTGTTGGAGAAGCCACCATCCCCCAAATTGCGCTATTTAATGACCTGCTGGGCATTAATGAAAACGAGTTTATGGCCAAGACCCAAGCCACGTTTAAACTGGGCATCGAATTTAAAGATTGGTCCGCGAAAGGCGATAGCTATATCCACCCATTTGGAGGTTACGGAGTGGATATGGAAGGCATTCACTTCCACCATTTCTGGCTCCGTTTAAAATCAGTTATGGGTAATATTCCACCGCTGTCAGATTTCTGCCTGCAAGCTTATGGGGCCGCGCGAAACAAGTTTACCCGCCCGATGGATGTGCCGCGCTCACCGCTGTCTAAAATCCATTATGCCTTTCAATTTGATGCGGGACTTTACGCAAAGTTCTTACGCGAGCTATCTGAAAAAAATGGTGTCACGCGCACGGAAGGACGGGTCACAAACGTTGTCCAAGATGGTGCAACAGGTCATATTACCTCTGTCACCCTAGAGGACGGCACAGACATTAAAGGTGACTTCTTTATCGACTGCACTGGCTTTATCGGGCTGCTGATTTCTAAAACTCTGGGCGTTGGATATGATGATTGGTCAGAGCACTTACCTGTTAATCGCGCCGTGGCCATTGCATGTCGTCAAGCGGATGACCCTATACCTTATACCCGCGCCACAGCGCGCGATGCCGGCTGGCAATGGCGCATTCCACTGCAACACCGCCTAGGCAATGGCTATGTTTATTGCGATAGATTTCTGACCCCTGAGCAAGCAGAAGCGGATTTACGTGAAACATTAGAAGGTGAGCCGCTGGCCCCTGCTAAGCACCTAAAATTTACGACAGGGATACGGGATAAAGTCTGGCATAAAAACTGCCTTGCCTTGGGCTTATCGGCAGGCTTCATGGAACCGCTAGAGAGTACTTCTATTCATTTGATCCAAACGGGATTATCGCGCCTTATGTCAAACTTTCCAGATATGGATTTTGATAACAGTGTCATTGATTATTACAATGAACGCACGCGCAATGAATATATCCGCGTGCGAGATTTCCTCGTTCTACATTACAAAGCTAGCACCCGCGATGACACACCGTTTTGGCGGCATGTTCAAAGCCTACCTGTCAGTGATAAATTAGCGCAAAAAATGGATGTGTTCAAATCTACAGGTCGTGTATTTCGCGAAGATAATGAGCTATTTAATGAGACCAGCTGGCTGGCTGTCATGCATGGTCAAAAGCTGGAACCCAAGAGCTACCACCCCGTTGTCCATGTCCTATCAGACGCCGAGATTAAACAGAGGCTAGAAGAGATACGCGCCACAGTGATTAATTCTGAAAAAGTGATGCCCCGTCATATTGATTACATCAATGAGCACTGCAAAGCCGAGAGTGAGCGTTTTTAA
- a CDS encoding glycoside hydrolase family 3 N-terminal domain-containing protein, whose product MSRLSTLILTRCAVMALTACTAQGPVSDKATTDSHVKGAMDTLPVVTTSTSDRVNQLLADMTLDEKLAQISCIWFDKAKVLETDGSFNPEKMKAEFPHGIGCFARPQDTFGMEEQAADRDPNDSSVVRRMSARTPSETVALINDIQKWHIEETRHGIPTMFHEEGLHGFQGRYATSFPQSIALAATFDTDLVKEVYSVTAREIRVRGAHHVLSPVVDIALDPRWGRIEETFGEDPYLVSRMGVAAINGFQGDGFPIADDKVLTTLKHMTGHGQPEAGMNVGPSQVSERVLRETFFPPFEAAVKEAGAASVMASYNEIDGIPSHANPWLLNDILRGEWGFDGVVVADYFAINELERRHHIVDNLADAGAIALRSGVDIELPDGVAYYQLKEKIEAGEFDVKYVDQAVRRMLEMKERGNVFDTPFADGEAADALTGNAEARALATTAAHKGAVLLKNEGGLLPLDASKYNKIAVIGPNAAITVLGGYSDEPRQTISILDGITAKVGADKVVHAQGVTLTDNRSWWDDAVNLTDRDQNLSDIYKAVSVAKDADLIILAIGGDESTSREAWNEQHMGDRNDITLIGEQKELIDALAATGKPMATVVISGRPLSLANVEDKLPAILYGWILGQETGTAVADILFGDVNPSGKMPVTVPRTVGQIPAFYNHKPTARRGYAFADASPLYAFGYGLSYTTFEISEPSLSAATIAPDGTTSVSVSVTNTGDVAGDEVVQLYIRDKVSSVTRPVKELKGFARVSLAPGETKTVSLPIIKDALQFFNRDMVRVVEPGEFDIMVGNSSDNVKTTTLTVK is encoded by the coding sequence ATGTCGAGACTATCCACTCTGATTTTAACACGCTGTGCTGTGATGGCACTGACCGCTTGTACCGCCCAAGGTCCCGTCTCTGACAAGGCTACTACCGATAGTCACGTTAAAGGGGCCATGGACACCCTGCCCGTCGTCACCACATCGACATCCGACCGCGTTAATCAACTTCTGGCGGATATGACACTAGACGAAAAACTCGCACAAATCAGCTGCATTTGGTTTGACAAAGCCAAAGTATTAGAAACGGACGGCAGCTTTAATCCAGAGAAAATGAAGGCAGAATTTCCGCACGGTATTGGATGCTTTGCTCGCCCACAAGACACCTTTGGCATGGAAGAACAAGCCGCAGACCGCGACCCTAATGACAGCTCTGTTGTTCGGCGCATGTCGGCGCGCACACCATCAGAGACTGTTGCCTTAATTAATGATATTCAAAAATGGCATATTGAGGAAACACGTCACGGTATACCAACTATGTTCCACGAAGAAGGCCTACATGGTTTTCAGGGGCGCTACGCCACGTCATTTCCGCAATCTATCGCGCTGGCTGCGACCTTTGATACGGACCTTGTCAAAGAAGTCTATTCTGTTACCGCGCGTGAAATTCGCGTGCGAGGCGCGCATCATGTGCTCTCGCCCGTTGTTGATATTGCCCTTGATCCGCGTTGGGGTCGTATTGAGGAAACCTTTGGCGAGGACCCTTATCTTGTGTCGCGTATGGGTGTTGCGGCAATTAACGGTTTTCAAGGCGACGGATTTCCCATCGCTGATGACAAAGTTCTAACCACACTGAAGCATATGACAGGTCACGGACAACCCGAAGCCGGTATGAATGTCGGGCCGAGCCAAGTATCAGAGCGCGTTTTGCGCGAGACATTCTTCCCACCCTTTGAAGCGGCCGTGAAAGAAGCAGGTGCGGCATCTGTCATGGCAAGCTATAATGAAATTGACGGCATTCCGTCCCATGCCAATCCGTGGCTTTTAAATGATATCCTGCGCGGCGAATGGGGGTTTGACGGCGTTGTGGTCGCTGATTACTTCGCCATTAACGAGCTAGAGCGTCGTCACCACATTGTTGATAATTTGGCGGACGCTGGCGCGATTGCACTGCGCTCTGGCGTTGATATTGAGCTCCCTGACGGGGTGGCTTATTATCAATTGAAGGAAAAAATCGAAGCGGGCGAATTTGACGTAAAATATGTCGATCAAGCTGTCCGCCGTATGTTGGAAATGAAAGAGCGCGGCAATGTCTTTGACACGCCTTTCGCTGACGGCGAAGCGGCAGATGCCCTCACGGGTAACGCAGAGGCCCGCGCCCTTGCCACAACCGCAGCACATAAAGGCGCTGTGCTTTTAAAAAACGAAGGCGGTCTTCTTCCGCTCGATGCGTCTAAATATAATAAAATCGCCGTCATCGGCCCTAATGCCGCCATTACTGTGCTGGGCGGATATAGCGACGAACCCCGCCAGACGATTTCTATTCTTGATGGTATCACAGCCAAAGTCGGCGCCGACAAAGTCGTCCACGCCCAAGGCGTGACGCTGACTGATAATCGCTCTTGGTGGGATGACGCGGTTAACCTGACCGACCGCGATCAGAACCTGTCTGATATTTACAAAGCTGTTTCCGTCGCGAAAGACGCAGACTTAATCATTCTAGCTATCGGCGGGGATGAAAGCACATCGCGCGAAGCGTGGAATGAGCAACATATGGGTGACCGCAATGATATTACCCTTATCGGCGAACAAAAGGAACTTATCGACGCCCTAGCCGCGACCGGGAAGCCGATGGCTACTGTCGTTATTTCGGGCCGTCCGCTGTCACTGGCTAATGTCGAGGATAAATTACCTGCCATTTTATATGGCTGGATTTTGGGTCAAGAAACAGGCACAGCGGTTGCGGATATTTTGTTTGGTGACGTTAATCCCTCTGGCAAAATGCCTGTAACGGTGCCCCGCACCGTCGGACAAATCCCAGCGTTTTACAATCATAAGCCCACGGCACGCCGCGGCTATGCTTTTGCTGACGCCAGCCCGCTTTATGCATTTGGTTATGGCCTGTCTTACACGACATTTGAGATATCAGAGCCTAGCCTGTCTGCCGCGACAATTGCGCCTGACGGAACAACGAGCGTCTCTGTCTCTGTGACGAACACGGGCGATGTTGCGGGCGACGAAGTTGTGCAGCTATATATCCGCGACAAGGTCAGTTCCGTGACCCGCCCTGTCAAAGAGCTAAAAGGTTTTGCCCGCGTAAGCCTTGCACCTGGCGAGACAAAGACCGTGAGTTTGCCTATCATCAAAGACGCGTTGCAATTTTTCAACCGTGATATGGTGCGTGTCGTCGAGCCTGGTGAATTTGACATCATGGTCGGCAATAGTTCTGATAATGTGAAAACGACAACGCTGACTGTGAAATAG